The Coffea arabica cultivar ET-39 chromosome 3c, Coffea Arabica ET-39 HiFi, whole genome shotgun sequence genome contains a region encoding:
- the LOC113733816 gene encoding uncharacterized protein isoform X2, with amino-acid sequence MAASASAYCCLTTTTTATTTPDRRILPRISVGPAFLVHYHHPATKSRLLTIRAPPPPSDSLTCRCNSTTKPDVHVFSVTPATNSDVDYLGQSTKGDLNINVGSGGQAALEGPIEKVAWTEARDAEDLLQHLGIPGPFSASNSPRGIFCSRTLNLRSISAIGYDMDYTLMHYNVKAWEGRAYDYCMVNLRNMGFPVDGLAFDPELVIRGLVIDKEKGNLVKADRFGYIKRAMHGTRMLSTRELSEMYGRELVDLRKESRWEFLNTLFSVSEAVAFMQMVDRLDDGFIAADIGPLDYKGLYKAVGKALFRAHVEGQLKSEIMSKPELFVEPDPELPLALVDQKEAGKRLLLITNSDYHYTDKMMQHSFNRFLPNDMSWRDLFDMVIVSARKPEFFQMSNPMYEVVTGEGLMRPCFKTRPGGLYSGGSAQMVENSLNIHGDEILYVGDHIYTDVSQSKVHLRWRTALICRELEEEYSALIRSHGHRAKLIDLINQKEVVGDLFNQLRLALQRKSKGRPAQTLAATLMDDKELTDSMQKLLVVMQRLDQKIAPMLEADGEHFNRRWGFLSRAGLWDKSHLMRQIEKYADIYTSRVSNFLHYTPFMYFRAQEQFAHGHV; translated from the exons ATGGCGGCATCAGCCAGCGCCTACTGCTGCCTTACCACGACTACTACTGCTACTACGACACCCGACCGCCGAATTCTTCCTAGGATAAGCGTGGGACCCGCCTTCCTCGTCCACTATCATCACCCCGCCACCAAATCTAGGCTCCTCACTATACgagctcctcctcctccttcggATTCACTCACCTGCCGCTGCAACAGCACTACCAAGCCCGATGTTCATGTCTTCTCGGTTACTCCTGCCACCAACTCCGATGTAGACTACCTTGGCCAGAGCACTAAAGGCGACTTGAACATCAACGTTG GAAGTGGTGGGCAGGCAGCCTTGGAAGGTCCCATCGAAAAGGTGGCCTGGACAGAAGCTCGAGATGCCGAAGACTTGCTTCAACACTTGGGCATACCG GGTCCATTTTCTGCTAGCAATTCTCCCCGAGGGATATTTTGCAGCCGCACATTGAATCTACGGTCTATCAGTGCAATTGGGTATGACATGGACTACACGCTGATGCACTATAATGTCAAG GCATGGGAAGGAAGGGCTTATGACTATTGTATGGTTAATCTGAGAAATATGGGCTTTCCTGTTGATGGACTTGCTTTTGACCCAGAACTG GTGATTAGAGGACTTGTAATAGATAAAGAGAAAGGCAATTTGGTTAAGGCTGATCGATTTGGATATATTAAAAGAGCCATGCACGGCACAAGAATGCTATCTACTCGTGAATTAAG TGAGATGTATGGGAGGGAACTGGTAGATTTGCGGAAGGAGAGCCGATGGGAGTTCCTCAACACACTGTTCTCTGTTTCAGAAGCAGTGGCTTTTATGCAG ATGGTTGATAGATTGGACGATGGATTTATAGCAGCAGATATAGGTCCACTTGATTATAAAGGGCTTTACAAG GCTGTTGGGAAGGCACTCTTTAGGGCACATGTCGAAGGTCAGCTGAAG AGCGAGATAATGTCCAAGCCTGAACTATTTGTTGAACCTGATCCTGAGCTTCCATTGGCGCTGGTAGATCAAAAAGAG GCTGGCAAAAGGCTCTTGCTCATCACCAATTCAGACTATCATTATACAGACAAAATGATGCAGCATTCGTTCAATAGATTTCTTCCCAATGACATGAGCTGGCGTGATCTGTTTGACATG GTCATTGTCTCAGCCAGAAAGCCAGAATTTTTCCAGATGTCTAACCCAATGTATGAGGTAGTGACTGGTGAAGGTTTGATGCGTCCCTGTTTCAAGACTCGTCCAG GGGGGTTGTATTCTGGAGGAAGCGCACAGATGGTTGAGAATTCACTCAATATTCATGGAGATGAGATCTTGTATGTTGGTGATCACATATACACTGATGTAAGCCAATCAAAAGTCCATCTTAGATGGAGGACAGCATTGATTTGTCGAGAACTAGAAGAAGAG TACAGTGCTTTGATTAGGAGTCATGGTCATCGAGCAAAGTTGATAGACCTTATAAATCAGAAGGAGGTAGTAGGAGATCTCTTTAACCAACTTCGGCTTGCATTGCAGCGAAAATCCAAGGGGCGTCCTGCTCAG ACGTTGGCTGCCACCCTTATGGACGACAAAGAACTCACAGATAGCATGCAAAAGTTGCTTGTTGTAATGCAAAGGCTTGATCAAAAAATTGCCCCGATGCTGGAAGCTGATGGGGAACACTTCAACAGAAG ATGGGGTTTTCTTTCACGTGCTGGTCTGTGGGACAAAAGCCACTTAATGAGGCAGATTGAGaa GTATGCTGATATTTACACCTCTAGAGTTTCAAATTTTCTCCACTACACACCTTTCATGTACTTCCGGGCCCAGGAACAG TTTGCTCATGGGCATGTCTGA
- the LOC113733816 gene encoding uncharacterized protein isoform X3 translates to MAASASAYCCLTTTTTATTTPDRRILPRISVGPAFLVHYHHPATKSRLLTIRAPPPPSDSLTCRCNSTTKPDVHVFSVTPATNSDVDYLGQSTKGDLNINVGSGGQAALEGPIEKVAWTEARDAEDLLQHLGIPGPFSASNSPRGIFCSRTLNLRSISAIGYDMDYTLMHYNVKAWEGRAYDYCMVNLRNMGFPVDGLAFDPELVIRGLVIDKEKGNLVKADRFGYIKRAMHGTRMLSTRELSEMYGRELVDLRKESRWEFLNTLFSVSEAVAFMQAVGKALFRAHVEGQLKSEIMSKPELFVEPDPELPLALVDQKEAGKRLLLITNSDYHYTDKMMQHSFNRFLPNDMSWRDLFDMVIVSARKPEFFQMSNPMYEVVTGEGLMRPCFKTRPGGLYSGGSAQMVENSLNIHGDEILYVGDHIYTDVSQSKVHLRWRTALICRELEEEYSALIRSHGHRAKLIDLINQKEVVGDLFNQLRLALQRKSKGRPAQTLAATLMDDKELTDSMQKLLVVMQRLDQKIAPMLEADGEHFNRRWGFLSRAGLWDKSHLMRQIEKYADIYTSRVSNFLHYTPFMYFRAQEQSLAHDSYSFRHLQIDRSADDKNNAFPK, encoded by the exons ATGGCGGCATCAGCCAGCGCCTACTGCTGCCTTACCACGACTACTACTGCTACTACGACACCCGACCGCCGAATTCTTCCTAGGATAAGCGTGGGACCCGCCTTCCTCGTCCACTATCATCACCCCGCCACCAAATCTAGGCTCCTCACTATACgagctcctcctcctccttcggATTCACTCACCTGCCGCTGCAACAGCACTACCAAGCCCGATGTTCATGTCTTCTCGGTTACTCCTGCCACCAACTCCGATGTAGACTACCTTGGCCAGAGCACTAAAGGCGACTTGAACATCAACGTTG GAAGTGGTGGGCAGGCAGCCTTGGAAGGTCCCATCGAAAAGGTGGCCTGGACAGAAGCTCGAGATGCCGAAGACTTGCTTCAACACTTGGGCATACCG GGTCCATTTTCTGCTAGCAATTCTCCCCGAGGGATATTTTGCAGCCGCACATTGAATCTACGGTCTATCAGTGCAATTGGGTATGACATGGACTACACGCTGATGCACTATAATGTCAAG GCATGGGAAGGAAGGGCTTATGACTATTGTATGGTTAATCTGAGAAATATGGGCTTTCCTGTTGATGGACTTGCTTTTGACCCAGAACTG GTGATTAGAGGACTTGTAATAGATAAAGAGAAAGGCAATTTGGTTAAGGCTGATCGATTTGGATATATTAAAAGAGCCATGCACGGCACAAGAATGCTATCTACTCGTGAATTAAG TGAGATGTATGGGAGGGAACTGGTAGATTTGCGGAAGGAGAGCCGATGGGAGTTCCTCAACACACTGTTCTCTGTTTCAGAAGCAGTGGCTTTTATGCAG GCTGTTGGGAAGGCACTCTTTAGGGCACATGTCGAAGGTCAGCTGAAG AGCGAGATAATGTCCAAGCCTGAACTATTTGTTGAACCTGATCCTGAGCTTCCATTGGCGCTGGTAGATCAAAAAGAG GCTGGCAAAAGGCTCTTGCTCATCACCAATTCAGACTATCATTATACAGACAAAATGATGCAGCATTCGTTCAATAGATTTCTTCCCAATGACATGAGCTGGCGTGATCTGTTTGACATG GTCATTGTCTCAGCCAGAAAGCCAGAATTTTTCCAGATGTCTAACCCAATGTATGAGGTAGTGACTGGTGAAGGTTTGATGCGTCCCTGTTTCAAGACTCGTCCAG GGGGGTTGTATTCTGGAGGAAGCGCACAGATGGTTGAGAATTCACTCAATATTCATGGAGATGAGATCTTGTATGTTGGTGATCACATATACACTGATGTAAGCCAATCAAAAGTCCATCTTAGATGGAGGACAGCATTGATTTGTCGAGAACTAGAAGAAGAG TACAGTGCTTTGATTAGGAGTCATGGTCATCGAGCAAAGTTGATAGACCTTATAAATCAGAAGGAGGTAGTAGGAGATCTCTTTAACCAACTTCGGCTTGCATTGCAGCGAAAATCCAAGGGGCGTCCTGCTCAG ACGTTGGCTGCCACCCTTATGGACGACAAAGAACTCACAGATAGCATGCAAAAGTTGCTTGTTGTAATGCAAAGGCTTGATCAAAAAATTGCCCCGATGCTGGAAGCTGATGGGGAACACTTCAACAGAAG ATGGGGTTTTCTTTCACGTGCTGGTCTGTGGGACAAAAGCCACTTAATGAGGCAGATTGAGaa GTATGCTGATATTTACACCTCTAGAGTTTCAAATTTTCTCCACTACACACCTTTCATGTACTTCCGGGCCCAGGAACAG TCTCTTGCTCATGATTCATATTCATTCCGTCATCTACAGATTGATAGATCAGCTGATGACAAGAACAACGCCTTTCCTAAGTAG
- the LOC113733816 gene encoding uncharacterized protein isoform X1, with amino-acid sequence MAASASAYCCLTTTTTATTTPDRRILPRISVGPAFLVHYHHPATKSRLLTIRAPPPPSDSLTCRCNSTTKPDVHVFSVTPATNSDVDYLGQSTKGDLNINVGSGGQAALEGPIEKVAWTEARDAEDLLQHLGIPGPFSASNSPRGIFCSRTLNLRSISAIGYDMDYTLMHYNVKAWEGRAYDYCMVNLRNMGFPVDGLAFDPELVIRGLVIDKEKGNLVKADRFGYIKRAMHGTRMLSTRELSEMYGRELVDLRKESRWEFLNTLFSVSEAVAFMQMVDRLDDGFIAADIGPLDYKGLYKAVGKALFRAHVEGQLKSEIMSKPELFVEPDPELPLALVDQKEAGKRLLLITNSDYHYTDKMMQHSFNRFLPNDMSWRDLFDMVIVSARKPEFFQMSNPMYEVVTGEGLMRPCFKTRPGGLYSGGSAQMVENSLNIHGDEILYVGDHIYTDVSQSKVHLRWRTALICRELEEEYSALIRSHGHRAKLIDLINQKEVVGDLFNQLRLALQRKSKGRPAQTLAATLMDDKELTDSMQKLLVVMQRLDQKIAPMLEADGEHFNRRWGFLSRAGLWDKSHLMRQIEKYADIYTSRVSNFLHYTPFMYFRAQEQSLAHDSYSFRHLQIDRSADDKNNAFPK; translated from the exons ATGGCGGCATCAGCCAGCGCCTACTGCTGCCTTACCACGACTACTACTGCTACTACGACACCCGACCGCCGAATTCTTCCTAGGATAAGCGTGGGACCCGCCTTCCTCGTCCACTATCATCACCCCGCCACCAAATCTAGGCTCCTCACTATACgagctcctcctcctccttcggATTCACTCACCTGCCGCTGCAACAGCACTACCAAGCCCGATGTTCATGTCTTCTCGGTTACTCCTGCCACCAACTCCGATGTAGACTACCTTGGCCAGAGCACTAAAGGCGACTTGAACATCAACGTTG GAAGTGGTGGGCAGGCAGCCTTGGAAGGTCCCATCGAAAAGGTGGCCTGGACAGAAGCTCGAGATGCCGAAGACTTGCTTCAACACTTGGGCATACCG GGTCCATTTTCTGCTAGCAATTCTCCCCGAGGGATATTTTGCAGCCGCACATTGAATCTACGGTCTATCAGTGCAATTGGGTATGACATGGACTACACGCTGATGCACTATAATGTCAAG GCATGGGAAGGAAGGGCTTATGACTATTGTATGGTTAATCTGAGAAATATGGGCTTTCCTGTTGATGGACTTGCTTTTGACCCAGAACTG GTGATTAGAGGACTTGTAATAGATAAAGAGAAAGGCAATTTGGTTAAGGCTGATCGATTTGGATATATTAAAAGAGCCATGCACGGCACAAGAATGCTATCTACTCGTGAATTAAG TGAGATGTATGGGAGGGAACTGGTAGATTTGCGGAAGGAGAGCCGATGGGAGTTCCTCAACACACTGTTCTCTGTTTCAGAAGCAGTGGCTTTTATGCAG ATGGTTGATAGATTGGACGATGGATTTATAGCAGCAGATATAGGTCCACTTGATTATAAAGGGCTTTACAAG GCTGTTGGGAAGGCACTCTTTAGGGCACATGTCGAAGGTCAGCTGAAG AGCGAGATAATGTCCAAGCCTGAACTATTTGTTGAACCTGATCCTGAGCTTCCATTGGCGCTGGTAGATCAAAAAGAG GCTGGCAAAAGGCTCTTGCTCATCACCAATTCAGACTATCATTATACAGACAAAATGATGCAGCATTCGTTCAATAGATTTCTTCCCAATGACATGAGCTGGCGTGATCTGTTTGACATG GTCATTGTCTCAGCCAGAAAGCCAGAATTTTTCCAGATGTCTAACCCAATGTATGAGGTAGTGACTGGTGAAGGTTTGATGCGTCCCTGTTTCAAGACTCGTCCAG GGGGGTTGTATTCTGGAGGAAGCGCACAGATGGTTGAGAATTCACTCAATATTCATGGAGATGAGATCTTGTATGTTGGTGATCACATATACACTGATGTAAGCCAATCAAAAGTCCATCTTAGATGGAGGACAGCATTGATTTGTCGAGAACTAGAAGAAGAG TACAGTGCTTTGATTAGGAGTCATGGTCATCGAGCAAAGTTGATAGACCTTATAAATCAGAAGGAGGTAGTAGGAGATCTCTTTAACCAACTTCGGCTTGCATTGCAGCGAAAATCCAAGGGGCGTCCTGCTCAG ACGTTGGCTGCCACCCTTATGGACGACAAAGAACTCACAGATAGCATGCAAAAGTTGCTTGTTGTAATGCAAAGGCTTGATCAAAAAATTGCCCCGATGCTGGAAGCTGATGGGGAACACTTCAACAGAAG ATGGGGTTTTCTTTCACGTGCTGGTCTGTGGGACAAAAGCCACTTAATGAGGCAGATTGAGaa GTATGCTGATATTTACACCTCTAGAGTTTCAAATTTTCTCCACTACACACCTTTCATGTACTTCCGGGCCCAGGAACAG TCTCTTGCTCATGATTCATATTCATTCCGTCATCTACAGATTGATAGATCAGCTGATGACAAGAACAACGCCTTTCCTAAGTAG
- the LOC113733816 gene encoding uncharacterized protein isoform X4: MVNLRNMGFPVDGLAFDPELVIRGLVIDKEKGNLVKADRFGYIKRAMHGTRMLSTRELSEMYGRELVDLRKESRWEFLNTLFSVSEAVAFMQMVDRLDDGFIAADIGPLDYKGLYKAVGKALFRAHVEGQLKSEIMSKPELFVEPDPELPLALVDQKEAGKRLLLITNSDYHYTDKMMQHSFNRFLPNDMSWRDLFDMVIVSARKPEFFQMSNPMYEVVTGEGLMRPCFKTRPGGLYSGGSAQMVENSLNIHGDEILYVGDHIYTDVSQSKVHLRWRTALICRELEEEYSALIRSHGHRAKLIDLINQKEVVGDLFNQLRLALQRKSKGRPAQTLAATLMDDKELTDSMQKLLVVMQRLDQKIAPMLEADGEHFNRRWGFLSRAGLWDKSHLMRQIEKYADIYTSRVSNFLHYTPFMYFRAQEQSLAHDSYSFRHLQIDRSADDKNNAFPK, encoded by the exons ATGGTTAATCTGAGAAATATGGGCTTTCCTGTTGATGGACTTGCTTTTGACCCAGAACTG GTGATTAGAGGACTTGTAATAGATAAAGAGAAAGGCAATTTGGTTAAGGCTGATCGATTTGGATATATTAAAAGAGCCATGCACGGCACAAGAATGCTATCTACTCGTGAATTAAG TGAGATGTATGGGAGGGAACTGGTAGATTTGCGGAAGGAGAGCCGATGGGAGTTCCTCAACACACTGTTCTCTGTTTCAGAAGCAGTGGCTTTTATGCAG ATGGTTGATAGATTGGACGATGGATTTATAGCAGCAGATATAGGTCCACTTGATTATAAAGGGCTTTACAAG GCTGTTGGGAAGGCACTCTTTAGGGCACATGTCGAAGGTCAGCTGAAG AGCGAGATAATGTCCAAGCCTGAACTATTTGTTGAACCTGATCCTGAGCTTCCATTGGCGCTGGTAGATCAAAAAGAG GCTGGCAAAAGGCTCTTGCTCATCACCAATTCAGACTATCATTATACAGACAAAATGATGCAGCATTCGTTCAATAGATTTCTTCCCAATGACATGAGCTGGCGTGATCTGTTTGACATG GTCATTGTCTCAGCCAGAAAGCCAGAATTTTTCCAGATGTCTAACCCAATGTATGAGGTAGTGACTGGTGAAGGTTTGATGCGTCCCTGTTTCAAGACTCGTCCAG GGGGGTTGTATTCTGGAGGAAGCGCACAGATGGTTGAGAATTCACTCAATATTCATGGAGATGAGATCTTGTATGTTGGTGATCACATATACACTGATGTAAGCCAATCAAAAGTCCATCTTAGATGGAGGACAGCATTGATTTGTCGAGAACTAGAAGAAGAG TACAGTGCTTTGATTAGGAGTCATGGTCATCGAGCAAAGTTGATAGACCTTATAAATCAGAAGGAGGTAGTAGGAGATCTCTTTAACCAACTTCGGCTTGCATTGCAGCGAAAATCCAAGGGGCGTCCTGCTCAG ACGTTGGCTGCCACCCTTATGGACGACAAAGAACTCACAGATAGCATGCAAAAGTTGCTTGTTGTAATGCAAAGGCTTGATCAAAAAATTGCCCCGATGCTGGAAGCTGATGGGGAACACTTCAACAGAAG ATGGGGTTTTCTTTCACGTGCTGGTCTGTGGGACAAAAGCCACTTAATGAGGCAGATTGAGaa GTATGCTGATATTTACACCTCTAGAGTTTCAAATTTTCTCCACTACACACCTTTCATGTACTTCCGGGCCCAGGAACAG TCTCTTGCTCATGATTCATATTCATTCCGTCATCTACAGATTGATAGATCAGCTGATGACAAGAACAACGCCTTTCCTAAGTAG